Part of the Brachyhypopomus gauderio isolate BG-103 chromosome 17, BGAUD_0.2, whole genome shotgun sequence genome, CGCGTgcgatcgtgtgtgtgtgtgtgtgtgtgtgtgtgtgtgcgtgcatcaaTCTCATGCGGTTGCCTGAAATGTAGTCTCCTGTATGTGTTCTCTCGTCCCCCAGCATATTAAATCGGTCCTGGGCTCGTTGAAGGCAGGCTGGGAAGTCACTGAGGACCACTTCCAAGGCTATACCCCTTACGGCCAGATGCCTTTCACCAACATCATTGCCACTCTCAACCCTGCTGCCAAGCGGCGCCTGGTGCTGGCCTGCCACTACGACTCCAAGTACTACCCCGCTCAGTGGCATGGGCGGGTGTTTGTGGGAGCCACCGACTCAGCTGTGCCCTGTTCGATGATGCTGGAGATGGCCAGAGCACTGGACCCTGAGCTCAAGAGTCTAAAGGTCAGGAGTGGATGCAGAATATATTTTACTCATATTTTACTTCCAAGATCGCCTATAACACTTCAGTGAGAGCTTAGATATGGAAGGTAGATGTGGTAGCTATGGTTGGAGCACATTTGTTGGGTGTCCCTAAGCTGCTAAGCTTGTATTAACGGTTTAGCAGGTGTTAACACAGTTAGCGTAATTAGTCTATTAACGATATATCCTTTGGGAGCTGAATAAGGCACCAAACTGTGTAGATCTATTACTCTGGTGCTGGGTTTGGGAAAAATGTCGTAAATATGTTAGCTTTTCTTTTCTGGAGCAAAGTGGATTGTTTATTTGATGATGACTGTACAGAAACAGGTACTTCAAGGAAAGAGGGGAGAGTTAAAGACAAAAGAAAGATGATGTAAAGAAACAAGCAACAATTAGCAAATTGTTAAGTTAATATGCTATACACACCCATGGTGGCTCCAACAACTATTTAACTATTTAGAGATCTCCTGGATGCGgtcaaattaattaattaatctcaTTGCAGATATTGATATTGCTTGGGAATTTTTTTATGATGGTTTCATTAACATTATCAATAAACATGCTCCATTTCGGAGGTATAGAGTCAAAGGTAGAAACAATGCATGGTTCACTCCAGACCTTTCAGATCTTCTCCATCAGCGTAATCTGGCCTGGACGAAAGCCAGAAAAACAGATCAAAACTCTGACTGGTTAGTTTTTAGGCAATTACGTAATACATGTACTGTCAAGATCAGGAAAGCTAAAGCTAATTATTTTCTTTCACAAACTACTCAAAATTTAAATAACCCTTTAAAATTCTGGAAAATCATCAAATCTATTACAGAAAATAGTAAAGGTTCTGAGTTGCCTCCATGCATTATTAAAGACTCTCAAAAAATCTCGGATAAGGCCAAAATGCTTGCTTGTTTTAATGAGCATTTTGTTGCTTCAGGATTCTTATTTGAGTCTCTTAACCTCACAAAATCTAACTCTTCATATAACTCCTTTCCTGCTAAGTCTGATAACCAGACTCATTTAAATGATTCTTTTACTTTTAATCTTATTAAAGTTACTGAGGTTCACAAAACCCTCAGTCTCTTAGACTTAACAAAAGCTGCAGGCCCGGACAAACTTGAGCCTTACTTTTTAAAATTAGCAGCTGATTTTATTGCCCCACCTTTGACtcatatatttaacttgtcCTTAGTCTCTAATACCATACCACCTATTTGGAAATCTGCCCAGGTTACTCCTTTGCTTAAAGGAGGTGACCCCACGATCTTAAATAATTATAGACCTATTTCCAAGTTGTCTGTTCTGGCTAAAGTTCTTGAGTCTCTTATTAGTGATCAGCTAAAGGATTTTTTAAATGAGAATAGTATTTTGTCTgattttcaatctggttttaggaaAAAACACACCACAATTACAGCAGCACTTCatgtttttaatgattttatAGATACTATTGATAACAAACAGCATTGTGCGGCCCTCTTTATTGACTTGTCTAaggcttttgatactgtagaccattCCATCCTTGCACACAGATTATCTAAAGCAGGATTGTCAGATCATGCAGTTGGCTGGTTTAAAAATTACCTAATAGGCAGAACACAGTGTGTACAAGTAGATGGCTGCACTTCCAGCTTACTCACTGTACAAAAGGGTGTTCCACAAGGGTCAGTCCTGGGGCCGCTTTTGTTCATACTttatattaataacattaactACAATATTTGTAATGCAAAATTTCatttttatgctgatgacacagtTATGTATACTTCTGCATCCACACCTATCCAAGCTCTCAGTCAGTTACAAGTTGATTTTAACATTATACAACAAAATTTTTATGATTTAAAGCTGGTTTTAAATGCTGataaaacaaaagttatgatgTTTTCTAATTCAAAATCTAAACTTTCAAACCTGCCTTCAATTATTACTGCTCAAGGAACTCAGATAGAACTTGTTCCTACGTATAAATATCTAGGCATTTTAATTGATAGTTCTCTTTCTTTTACTGCTCAGATTCAGCAACttgttaaaaaattaaaactgaagttaggttttttctttcgAATAAAATCATGTCTCTCTTTTGAATCTAGAAAGAGACTGGTTTCTGCTACATTTATATCTGTATTAGATTACGGTGATGTTTTGTATATGCACGCCTCTTCTCAAAGCTTACAGTCTCTGGATACTGTCTATTACGGAGCTCTGAGGTTCATCACCAATTTTAAATCTCTTACACATCATTGTATGCTGTATGCGCGTGTTGGATGGTCTTCGTTGTATGCTCGTAGAAAATATCATTGGTCTATTTTAGTTTATAAGTCTATTTTAGGTCTACTCCCATCCTACCTTCTGACCTATATCAGTCATAGGAGTATTGATTCTTACAATCTACGCTCCCAGaatctttttttattgtctGTTCCTAAAGTTAGAACTGAACTGGGAAAAAAAGCATTTAGGTTTGCAGCTCCATTTACTTGGAATGAGCTACAAAAAGACTTGAAACTTAAAGATCTGGTTTCTTTGGGCTCTTTTAAGAGGATGTTGAGCAACTTGGAGGTGGATGCTTCTAGTTGCAAATGTTTTGACTGATTAATTGATCTGACTTATTGTCTTGATTCTATGTTCTGATGTATTGAAAACTTGTTATTGTTTTTATGTatgattgtttttattgtaaattgTGAATGTACTGCTGCCTGTCTTGGCCAGGACACTCTTGAAAAAGAGATTTTTAATCTCAATGAGGtttttctggttaaataaaggttaaaataaaaattaaaaaaaaaaaaaattagaaaCGTGCAACTTGAATTTTAAACCGGTGTATTTTTATAGAttgaccactagatggcagtgcGTCTTCTGTGTCTTTTCAGGACTCGGGTTCGGACCTGACTCTGCAGCTGCTGTTCTTTGATGGAGAGGAGGCTCTCTTCCAGTGGTCCTCCACAGACTCTTTGTACGGCTCCCGTCACCTGGCCCACAAAATGGAAAGCACGGCTCACCCCCCAGGAGCCAGTGACACAAACCAGCTGCATGGCATCGTACGTTTGTCTCGCCCGCACATCTAGCTACTCATGTAAATATCAGATATACTGTACAACTGTATGTGGAAAGCGAATTTGTACACATCTGAACTTTTCAATAATTACTCCCTTGCTATCCTGATTGGTGATCTATTTGTTGATTCTAACTTGTATTTAAGCAATAAGGCTAAGCAGCTTTTATTAGGAATACAAACTCTGGCGGAGTTTTATTGGGCCTTGGTATGAAGTCTTCCCATGAGACGGTGCTGCAGACAGCGGACAGAACTTGGCATCGTGTTTCACCTCAAAGACCCGCAGGAAGCGGAGACTTTGAAAGTTTGTCTCCAGGGAGAGAAACACAGCAACACCGattttcttctcctcctctcgtGCTCTGTCTTTCTCCCCATCTCACTAGGTGCCTGTTTTTTCTTACCTTTTCTTTCATTCTGTCTGCATCCTCACTTCCTCCCCCTTTTTTCCTATCTTTTAAAACAGGATCTGTTTGTTCTGTTGGATCTGATCGGGGGTCCCATGCCTCGCTTCGGTAACCAGTTCTCCAATACTGCCAGGTGGCTGTCCAGGTTGCAGAACATCGGTGAGGCTTAGTCTCCCCTTTGTAATGATCTCGTTCCGCCTgctgtcctctcctcctccagccgGACAGAGGGGTCTGTCTCCTCCCCCAGCCGGACAGGGgggtctgtctccctgtcattCCTCCTCCTGTCCTTCGCAGATAAACAGATGGTATGGATCATGGAGGAGGGTAATTGCTTTAGACGGATActgagcatttgcaaatataaataaatgacaTGAAATTATTAAATGTTTAGAGGATGTAATGAGCTATTTCAGGATGTTATCAGGCTCAGTGTTTAAGAAAGGACTCCCTATTTGTGATTTCTGGTGTCTAATCTCAGGCATGTCTACCCACTCATATTTCACTATGATGTCACTCCATTAAACTATTTCACAATCACTGGACCTGAGTGTGAGGAAGACACTGTTCTGTTTCATGAGATTAGATGCTTCTCCCGACTCATCTCCTTATCTGCTTTTTGCCTCCAAGACCGTATGGTTGTTACCGACTTGGCCGTGCAGTAACTGTTCTGTCTGCTTGCAGAACGGCGTCTCCATGCCCTGGGTCAGCTGGAGGATCACCCAAATGAGGTGCAGTACTTCTGGCCAGGCCTGCGTGTGGGACCAGTGCAGGATGACCACGTGCCCTTCCTCAACAGAGGTAACAGCCTGATGCAATCTCCTTCACACGACGCAGCTTTAGGACAGAATGGTGGACATTTATGTGAAGCGTGAGCGTCCCGATGCAGCATGTTCCCATGCATGAGGCTGTTGGAGACCTAGATCAATGCTCAGAACCCTCTTCCTGGTCCCACAGGCGTTCGGGTTCTCCATCTCATTCCCATGCCGTTTCCCTCTGTGTGGCACACCTTCGAAGACAACGAGGAGAACCTGGACCGTGCCACCATCCAGAACCTCAACAAGATCCTGGAGGTCTTCCTGCTGGAATACCTCAACATGAAGAGCCAGAATCCTGTCCCAGATGCCCCTTAATGGTCCCTGTCCTTCTGCCTAATGTACCAGTATCAGTCACGCCAAATGTGAAGTAGCATCTCCTCCAAAAAGTACCAAATAATTTGATGCTCCACACACCAGTGTGTTAGAATTAGGCTTCACCTGCATCAGCTGTGTACTTTTTGTGTGATGTTTTAATAAAAGCTTATTGTGTATAGCACCACATGGCCAAATGTGAGAGAGATGAGATGATCGTGAGATCATTTTTCCTCAGCCTATTCATAAACCTTCGTATACTAAGGTGTATCCTATGAAATCCTTCAAATGTGTCATAACAAATTACACGGCTCAAAGACTTTTCGGTGAATATTTCTTTAGTTTCTGCTGTCGTGCACAGATCTTGTTGCATCCAAACGTTGCACGCGTCTATGTGAAACCGTGCTCAGGAAGCACTTTGTAGTCTAATCATCGTAGTGTTGGATCCAATGTGTCCTTTCTATTCTCCAAGGCTTCTTTGTTACAACAGCCATATCTGTGCCACAGAGAAAGGGAAACCCCTGTGATCTGTGCCTCAGAAAACTGTGAATGGAATAAATGTCACATTGTTTTTAACAAAGGTTCTAGATGGAAGCAGTTGGGTTTGTTCAGCCTTTTGGTGTATAGAACCATTTCAAAATGATCCTGTTGTGAGTTATTAAAGCTTATTGCTCTATCAGACACTAAATCTGAAATCTAGCTTTATGGGTGCTATTCCCATTTGATTCCAATGTGGCAATTAGTGCAGGGAGACAATGGAAGAGTGTGGTGAAAGGCATAAATAACCCCAGCATTCAACATGCTCTGGAATCTCTTATCAAGTTTATTTGATAATTACCAGTCGTCACCCTAAGAACAACTTTGGTTCTACAGACATTAAATGTTAAAATATTAgaattaaaaatgttttgtttgtttattgtgttgCTTCTGCTGTCGTAGCATATTTCTGGGTGGTCACTGCTGTCCAGGGCTCTATGTAAACATGATCTTATGATAGTGTTGCTGTTATGCTTACAACCGTCCCGCTCTGATCGAGAACAGATTCAGCATCATATCTGCACTGATGTTGTGTattcccagcacacacacacacacacacacacacacacacatacacacacacacacacacacacacacacacacacaaacccagccACAAAATAGCAGAGCTGCTGCAGTCAAGTTTGCTACACAAGCCTGCCACAGTTTCTAGTTTCACTCCACTCAGAACAGAAATAAGGCTTCTCAATCCCTCAGCTTGGACCTCTTTATAATGTTTATTAAGCATACTGAATTACCAGTCTGTAATGTGAGGTACAAATGCACAATGAGTTTGAGGTTGGTTTGTctctaatgttttattttagagTTTCTATATTTAAGATGTGGCTTTAAATAAAGTCTGAATCACTCCCCGTGGAATCAGCCAACATTTATCAGATGTAGCTGGATTTATATGCCGTATTATATTCTATAAAAGTGACCATTTAGGAGAACTTTAGACATCTTGCCCTTGTAATGGTTGGAGTTCACGCTGCAGTGAGAACGAATTGCTCTTGCTTGGTTCTTGAGTGCCTGGCCTAGAGCTGAGATGTGATTTATGGTGCACCTGTCTAGGACGTAAAGACTCCCCTGTGTTATTGAGTGGTTTTGCCATGTGGCATTTAGCAAGCCCAAGCTTCAGGAAAATATTGAGTCCAGTTCAGAACTGGTGTATTTTGAACTGTACAGTTTATTTTTGATGGCCTGCTTTTGCATTTTTACTAGGTTTTGTTTATACGTGCcatgtttatatttttgtacctctgtctatttctctgtctgtctttcataTACAAGTCTACAAAGATCAACAGTATCCTCAACAATCACTATGGCAGTAACCCCACTTACACACTGTTAAAGTTAACTGTGTTTGAACCAAATGGAATGAACCAATTAATGCATGGTCATTCTTTAATCCATCAGAAAGCCTTAGCATGCTATAAGAGTCAACTAAACCAACCCAGCATAGCTTTCCTACAAGTGTTGGTGATTACCATATACTATAATTTAACATActatattattataaataatattataaataataataacaacagaaATATattagtactactactactacaataacaatgacaacaacaactactactactactgctactaatatTAGTTGCAATTATATATCTCATTTTACAGTTGATTCACTTTCACTAGGAGAACACGCCTTCATGATAAACATAGGTAAAGATTCATAATGTCTTAACAGGTATTGCAATACACCAATAAATTGCCTGAGGGAAAAAGTAATTATAGAGATTCCATCAAGTGATTTGTTTCTTCTGACAATTGAAGGTATAGTTTAAGGTAGACACACCAGGATGTGATAATGTGATAAAGCGTATGAAAATGTTTAAGAGGACTACCATCTTAGATTAGAGTCCCTCTGTGTCTTATGGCttacaccagggttgccaacttttggcgttcgcttggagtgagattttaacctggagccggtggcgagtttattttgttgagcgggggggtggcgaacgaaagttgttgagcggggggggctaacgtaaaatggacacagattcagtgttctgaggtaaataaactggatattttttttcggcgtgagatatcggaagtgtggcgtgagagcgtgtgaaaacggtcaaatgcgtgtgtctcacgctcaatgcgtgagcttTGGCAACCCTGTTACACACTGTTATACGCTTACCTGCGAGCTCAATTTTCAAACCTGATCTGACAGTGCTACTACATATTTACTCTCATTGTCTAATCCACAGACCTGTCCGTACACGTGTCTTTGGTGCGCTGGTAACCTTCAGAGGGCACCCACGACCCAGAATATCAGCCAATATATCCATCATCAGACTGTATTGTATTATTTATCTTCAGAATATACTGAAAAGTATATGAACTGACCCAGTACACAGCAGTCATTCATCTGCACACTTGTTGCAAAAACTAGCAGAAATACAACAGGCTGCTTCCACTACCATAAAAAAACACACTTGTATTGGCTGGCGGCTCGTTTCAAACGTGTTGTGGGCGACTCCTCTCCCCGTACTCGAGGGGTGGAGCGGCCTGTAATACGATCTCTCAGACTACTTAGCGTCTGTCTGACACCGCCAGTTTAATATCAGTCCTTTCTGGTCGTGTGTGTTTGAAAGAGCGCTCGTTCGTACGCGGGTGGACACCGTGTGATAGTCTCAAACTAAACTGGACTTTATTTTCGGCTCGTACAATGAAGAAAGAATGATTAAAGTCAGTCGCGTGAGTCCTAGATTGTGGCGGCAGTCGTTTTGTTAACCTTCTGTACTTAGGAATTTTGTTGCCTCTTAAGTTTTAAAACAATGGACCCGATAACCAATTGGACACCTAAGCAAGTAGTGGACTGGATGAAAGGTGAGTTACAAACTCAATGCACTGTTAGGATGTGTCTTTATTTAATCTGTCATTCAAATGTCCACTTCAGGAGTACGAACTCCGTGACTCGCTCAGGTCTCGTGCCGTGGGATGTTGCGCGAGCGCGTTATTTACCTGCAGTTTCGTAGAAACTGTGGAGCTCGTGCTCCGACAAACGAGTGTGTTCAGTTCTGCTTGGTGGTTTGTTCGCACTGTTGAAACTTTATGCGTTGATGTTGCATTGCGATCAACAAAAACAAGAAAACCCCAGCAATGATGAGTCCAATGTCTGGTAGTTTTTCGCTTTTGTCGTGCTAATTGTGCCTGACATTTTAGCACAGTcggtgtttgtgttttatttgtttatttaacgTTGTTTTGAATGGACGCGTACCCAGGCATTATCCATCAAGAACCTACTCCAGCCTACACTGTTATGATCTTGGCGTTATTAGTGTTGGCAAACACGACTATTTTTTGCATTACCTGAACAATTCGATAAGCTTGATTGGGGCCCGTTGTACGTTTTACTTATGTCAACTTAAATGTGTTATTTTTCAACATAAATCATGCTATGAATGGCTTCAGCAAACCTTTTGTTACCGCATTTACCTCACcctaaaaacaaacacacccccctccTGCTCCCAAAAAAAAGCTTCACTACTGAATGAACGCCACCGCCACCTGTGGTGCAGTAGTCCACCTGTGGTACCACCGCTAACCTGCTTGCTTCTGTATTTACCCTGTGGGTTGAAACTGCTCAAGACTATGAGGATGTTATAGTTTTCAAGAGGGCGTACCAACCTGTCTCCTGGTAGTTGGTTATGTTTGTGCAATCATGTTTTCTCATGACAGTCACCTGTCATCAGGGCAGTTTTTTTCTCTTGGGAACAATATCTTGCAGATATGACTCATTCGTTGCCTAATAACAATCATAGTAACTTGGTGCACAAATAATACTGGTGTGACAGGGTCCTTACTGATGTCATAAAATAGTGACGTTACAACTTTTTAATAAACCCGTGCTCTAGTACATTtatatctgtgtctgtctttctcactCACTTTCTCACGTGCACCATTAAAGCTGGACCCGGTGTGTGTTGATTCAATCTCCTAATATAGTTTGAGTGCTCATATAATATTTTTGCTCTCGAGTCTCGATGCTATTTAGGGAAAGTTTCGCTGAAAGCCGCACCGAATAGCTTCACACTTGCTCATTCTGCTTTGTGTTTTCCCCCAACTCCCACATTCACTGTGAGACAGTCGAGTGCCTTTCATTCCTCAATGCTTCTGCGAAGGCATTTCAGACATCCAGAGCCACGCAACCACTGTAATAGTGCTGCTGTGTGAATGTGGCCAGAAGTTGTTCTGACTCAAAAACGAGCCACTGGAGAAGCTGCGTTCTGTCACAACGTCAGGTAGTATGTGCTCATAGACCACACTGGTTGGACAGTTAAAGTACTCTAGGAGTGTAGTCTTACAACATTGATTAGTTTGTTTTGACCATTAGCTATACTATGAAACATTTATATCATGGATTTTCCCACTAGGATTTAGATCCAAATGATTTAACTACTCTGAGCCAAAGTCTTTAGAAGTAGCGTTGCAGCGTGGGAAATGGTGTCAGTTTATTTTTGAGAGCTGGATGTTTGATTAGAAGGCAGTAGAGCCAGTGAACCACATCTGGAGGTCATAGGCCGGCCTCTCGTACGCCAGCAAGGTTTAGCCACCTGGTGGTTTTAGCTCATTTGATGCTTCGATGAGATGACAgaaaaatgtgtgtgcgtgtgtgtgtgtgtgtgtgtgtgcacgtgcgcacGTGCACATTTATGGTGTGGAAAAGCCTGTGCTATTGTCACCATTACCAGCATGGCAAGAGTGAATCACAACAGTTCAGTTTTTGAGGTCAGAATGAAGTGTGCCATATAATGTGCACAccgcatctgtgtgtgtatatttcagGCCAATCTCAAGATAGAAATCTGTGAACCTTTCCCACGGGCATGCGTGCTCCGTTGTTGTGGTTTCCATGTTGACGAATCCAGAAGTACACTGacctaaataaaaaataaagaaaaaaaaactttgcgAGATCTTGCAAAAGttcatctgcccccccccccccccccccccccccccccccccccccgcctctgAATGTTTTTTCCAACTCCATGTCCCTTCCAGGGCTCTGTATAATTATCATGAACGTGTTTGTGTCAGGTTTTACCATCTGTAGGGGCTTCTTAAATTTTGTGATGTAGAGCATGCAACCTAAGCCATTACAAATGTGTATCTTACAATTAGAACGAATTAAGCAACTTCTTTCTCAACTCCAGGCCCTGTGTACTTTGCCTCAAGCTGCATAGTTTTTACATAGCGCCCCTTTTGACAAACACCTAGACTCCGTTGCTATTTACATGAATCGAtgttgtgtgtgctgcagaGGGCGTGGTCATAAACGCTTGCCTTGTGCGTGTGCGGGGCTGAAGGCCAGTTGCTGGTTTTGCATTCAAACCTGAATGTCCTGCTGCAAGGACGCCAGACAAGCTGAACCTAGCATGGACAGAGCCGGATCCCGGCGTTGCCCCAAAACAGCGGCCTTGTGGTGGTGGGTGAGAAACCTCACCCCGGGTGCCGGGTCTGCTCGGCCGGCCAGAGAAGGGGATCGAGGCACTGCGGGTTGCCAGTGCTGCTGAGGGCTTAAACAAAACTGAACTAATGGAACTGCTGTTAAACTCCCAGGAAGGCCGGGGATGCCCACCTCTGGGGCATTGCATGTAGCACTTCCTCCTCCGCCGAAATTCTCCTCATGTATAGTTGCGTATTAATTGCAGATGGCAGTTTGATTGGTGGGCGAGAGGTTGGGGTTTGCGGTGGGACGTTTGGTTGTTCTGCAGTGTAATGAGAACATGCTTCTTTTGTAgcagggtgtgttgggtgt contains:
- the qpct gene encoding glutaminyl-peptide cyclotransferase, whose translation is MVRNAPCVKREAAASRRSRTMCLFTFFGIFVLFTDYINCQIPWTKEKLYHKASTLGSDDLTSVLAHTDVGRMWEKDLRPMLVVRYPGSTGSQAVQQHIKSVLGSLKAGWEVTEDHFQGYTPYGQMPFTNIIATLNPAAKRRLVLACHYDSKYYPAQWHGRVFVGATDSAVPCSMMLEMARALDPELKSLKDSGSDLTLQLLFFDGEEALFQWSSTDSLYGSRHLAHKMESTAHPPGASDTNQLHGIDLFVLLDLIGGPMPRFGNQFSNTARWLSRLQNIERRLHALGQLEDHPNEVQYFWPGLRVGPVQDDHVPFLNRGVRVLHLIPMPFPSVWHTFEDNEENLDRATIQNLNKILEVFLLEYLNMKSQNPVPDAP